A genomic region of Anopheles coustani chromosome 3, idAnoCousDA_361_x.2, whole genome shotgun sequence contains the following coding sequences:
- the LOC131259230 gene encoding attractin, with protein sequence MPLEYLQMFVYLLHKSKYRRKCTIAPSVGTVELGRLLLVLLAFSCHLGTTVVSSHGVLAGGSTEINGKCAEVRCMNGGVCKNGTCVCPDGWQGSECQFCGGKVRLTEPSGSIHDGLGNYSIGVKCSWLIDARDHNSVADKVTNGPVRPSVIRLHLEEFATECGWDHLYVYDGDSVESPLLAVFSGLMYRKNFTIRRIPEVFAHSGSALLHFFSDDAYNMSGFNISYQVNACPTNDSSLNCSGNGDCWNGECNCTAGFTGPACNIPRCPRFCSAHLGRGVCDKVQQRCICTPGYTGNDCSQEVALGTWTAIDAGETEGFTPPGSASHVAAVFRDTLYVIAGESYGKAEALLYMYDFNGKVWETAHTESKPTPEMRYGASTVIFGDKIFMYGGVIEGRGVCGELWAFDVSAKVWENITVKSEQCNDTYEMCGPLRSAGHTATLVTNYDQAGGGGKKALTGGGGSAQKMVVIFGHSPQFGYLNTVQEFNFGTREWKIVQTRGYPVKGGYGHSAAYDPLRERIYVYGGIVSESDSSQLLSNKLFSYEPHSRLWKLLEKAPTARFLHTANFVTPGLMMVFGGNTHNDTSHSFGAKCYSRDLMVYDVVCDSWHTQPMPEDLYADLARFGHSAVVFESSLYIYGGFDGQMINDMLKFTPGDCRAFNRSEQCLNARPGVKCVWDIQKSKCLPAASVDRESLFDRDQESFEVCPKESRLVLTQQVLMDYELCSQLTTCQACVSTAYGCMFCGIGNGKGICVKEKCPDVSYTFRADFYPTKALKDCPVNDPCAQLHGCHACTAFSVCHWDYEHSKCQYSGNKSGDALNDACPPACSGLTSCGNCTQEECIWCQNEQRCVDKNAYTASFPYGQCREWTTGSNKCRAASSGKSQCGFYRTCAQCRDDPACGWCDDGSMTGLGRCLPGGDSGAHDEEDCPAQRWHFTHCPSCQCNGHSTCPDSKTCTQPCKDLTVGANCDKCKPGYWGNPVNGGVCQKCECNGQAQYCHSETGKCFCSTKGLAGDHCEKCDATNHYHGDPSRGSCYYDLTIDYQFTFNLSKKEDRHFTQINFRNSPVKPDIDADFSITCSVAARMNITIRTAGGIEKPLFAGVNCSTFRYRFSKAEHHFGIEDNITLTTFYVYVYDFQPPLWIQIAFSQYPKLNLQQFFITFSTCFLLLLVMAAILWKIKQHYDMFRRRQRLFVEMEQMASRPFSQVLVEIESREYNELSPAVENITAAPRKRKKDSPSPIALEPCEGNRAAVLSLLVRLPTGGLQHSPPGQSAGLAVASALVTLGNPRRSSIEHPKEPKTKRKQSQHPDSCI encoded by the exons ATGCCGCTCGAATATctgcaaatgtttgtttatctgCTGCACAAATCCAAGTATAGAAGAAAATGTACCATTGCGCCGTCGGTCGGGACGGTTGAATTGGGCCGTCTCTTGCTGGTGCTGCTAGCCTTTTCCTGTCACCTCGGCACGACGGTCGTATCGAGCCATGGGGTGCTGGCCGGTGGCTCGACCGAAATCAATGGCAAGTGCGCGGAGGTACGCTGCATGAACGGGGGTGTCTGCAAAAATGGAACCTGCGTCTGCCCGGACGGCTGGCAGGGTTCCGAGTGCCAGTTCTGTGGCGGTAAAGTTAG ACTGACGGAACCATCGGGTAGCATCCACGATGGGCTCGGAAACTATTCGATCGGTGTGAAATGCAGCTGGCTGATCGATGCCCGGGACCACAACAGCGTTGCCGACAAGGTGACCAATGGGCCCGTCCGCCCCTCGGTCATACGGCTGCATCTGGAGGAGTTTGCCACCGAGTGCGGCTGGGACCACCTGTACGTGTACGACGGTGATTCCGTCGAATCCCCACTGCTGGCCGTGTTCAGCGGGCTGATGTACCGGAAGAACTTTACCATCCGCCGAATACCGGAAGTTTTCGCCCACTCGGGGTCGGCGCTGCTGCATTTCTTCAGCGACGATGCGTACAATATGTCCGGCTTCAACATCTCGTATCAGGTGAATGCGTGCCCCACAAACGACTCGTCGCTCAACTGTTCCGGCAACGGTGACTGCTGGAACGGGGAGTGCAACTGCACGGCCGGGTTCACTGGGCCGGCCTGCAATATTCCGCGCTGCCCGCGCTTCTGCTCGGCACATCTAGGGCGCGGCGTGTGCGACAAGGTGCAGCAGCGGTGCATCTGTACCCCGGGCTACACCGGGAACGACTGTTCGCAGGAGGTAGCCCTCGGTACCTGGACGGCGATCGATGCCGGCGAAACGGAGGGCTTCACGCCGCCCGGTAGCGCCTCACACGTGGCCGCCGTCTTCCGCGACACGCTGTACGTGATCGCGGGCGAGAGCTACGGCAAGGCGGAGGCCCTGCTGTACATGTACGACTTCAACGGCAAGGTGTGGGAGACGGCTCACACGGAGAGCAAGCCGACACCCGAGATGCGGTACGGAGCGTCGACGGTGATCTTTGGCGATAAGATTTTCATGTATGGCGGCGTCATTGAGGGCCGAGGTGTGTGTGGGGAGCTGTGGGCGTTCGATGTGAGTGCGAAGGTGTGGGAAAACATCACCGTCAAGTCGGAGCAGTGCAACGATACGTACGAAATGTGTGGCCCGTTGCGTTCGGCGGGTCACACGGCCACGCTGGTGACGAACTACGACCAGGCTGGCGGTGGTGGCAAGAAGGCACTGACTGGCGGTGGCGGCAGTGCGCAGAAGATGGTGGTGATATTTGGCCACTCGCCGCAGTTCGGCTACCTCAACACGGTGCAGGAGTTTAACTTTGGGACGCGCGAGTGGAAAATCGTCCAGACGCGCGGCTACCCGGTGAAGGGAGGCTATGGTCACTCGGCCGCCTATGATCCGTTGCGCGAGCGAATCTACGTGTACGGCGGCATCGTCTCGGAGAGCGACAGTTCGCAGTTGCTAAGCAACAAGCTGTTCAGCTACGAACCGCACAGCCGCCTGTGGAAGTTGCTGGAGAAGGCACCGACGGCGCGGTTCCTGCACACGGCCAACTTTGTCACGCCCGGCCTGATGATGGTGTTCGGTGGCAACACGCACAACGACACATCGCACAGCTTCGGTGCGAAGTGCTACTCGCGCGACCTCATGGTGTACGACGTGGTGTGCGACTCGTGGCACACGCAGCCGATGCCCGAGGACTTGTACGCCGATTTGGCCCGCTTCGGCCACTCGGCGGTCGTGTTTGAGAGTTCGCTCTACATCTACGGCGGGTTCGATGGGCAGATGATCAACGACATGCTCAAGTTTACGCCGGGCGACTGCCGGGCGTTCAATCGGTCCGAGCAGTGTCTGAATGCGCGCCCGGGCGTGAAGTGCGTCTGGGACATTCAGAAGAGCAAGTGCCTGCCGGCTGCGAGCGTTGATCGCGAGAGCCTGTTCGATCGCGACCAGGAGAGCTTCGAGGTGTGCCCGAAGGAGAGCCGACTGGTGCTGACGCAGCAGGTGCTAATGGACTACGAGCTGTGCAGCCAGCTGACGACGTGCCAGGCGTGCGTGTCGACCGCGTACGGGTGCATGTTCTGCGGCATTGGCAATGGGAAGGGTATCTGCGTGAAGGAAAAGTGCCCGGACGTATCGTATACGTTCCGGGCCGACTTCTACCCCACCAAGGCGCTCAAGGACTGCCCAGTAAATGATCCTTGCGCGCAGCTGCACGGCTGCCATGCCTGCACGGCCTTCAGCGTGTGCCACTGGGACTACGAGCACAGCAAGTGCCAGTACAGTGGCAACAAGTCGGGGGACGCGCTGAACGACGCCTGCCCGCCGGCCTGCTCCGGGCTGACCTCGTGCGGCAACTGCACGCAGGAGGAGTGCATCTGGTGCCAGAACGAGCAGCGCTGCGTGGATAAGAATGCCTACACGGCCAGTTTCCCGTACGGCCAGTGCCGCGAGTGGACGACGGGCTCGAACAAGTGTCGGGCGGCATCGAGCGGCAAGAGCCAGTGCGGCTTCTATCGGACGTGCGCCCAATGCCGGGACGATCCGGCATGCGGATGGTGTGACGATGGGTCCATGACGGGCCTGGGTCGCTGTTTGCCGGGCGGGGACAGTGGTGCACACGACGAGGAGGACTGCCCGGCGCAACGGTGGCACTTTACGCACTGCCCAAGCTGCCAGTGCAACGGTCACAGTACCTGCCCCGACTCGAAGACGTGCACTCAGCCGTGCAAGGATTTGACGGTGGGCGCCAACTGCGACAAGTGCAAGCCCGGCTActggggcaacccggtcaatGGGGGCGTCTGTCAGAAGTGCGAGTGCAACGGGCAGGCGCAGTACTGCCACAGCGAGACGGGCAAGTGCTTCTGCAGCACCAAAGGGCTGGCCGGAGACCACTGCGAGAAGTGTGACGCGACGAACCACTACCATGGCGACCCGAGCCGCGGCTCGTGCTACTACGATCTCACGATCGACTACCAGTTCACGTTCAACCTGTCGAAGAAGGAGGACCGGCACTTCACGCAGATCAACTTCCGCAACTCGCCCGTCAAGCCGGACATCGATGCCGACTTCAGCATCACGTGCAGCGTGGCGGCCCGCATGAACATCACCATCCGCACGGCGGGTGGCATCGAGAAGCCCCTGTTTGCGGGCGTCAACTGTTCCACCTTCCGCTATCGCTTCTCGAAGGCCGAGCACCACTTCGGCATCGAGGACAACATCACTCTCACCACGTTCTACGTGTACGTGTACGACTTCCAGCCGCCGCTCTGGATACAGATCGCCTTCTCACAGTATCCGAAGCTGAATCTGCAACAGTTTTTCATAACCTTCTCAAC ATGCTTCCTTCTACTCCTCGTGATGGCGGCCATTCTATGGAAGATTAAGCAACATTACGACATGTTCCGACGCCGCCAGCGGCTGTTCGTCGAAATGGAACAGATGGCTTCGAGGCCATTTTCTCAG gtTCTGGTGGAGATCGAAAGCAGAGAGTACAACGAACTATCGCCCGCGGTAGAGAATATTACTGCCGCGCCACGAAAGCGTAAAAAG GATTCACCAAGCCCTATCGCGCTTGAGCCCTGCGAAGGGAACAGGGCAGCTGTGCTCTCGCTTCTAGTCCGGCTCCCGACAG GTGGCCTCCAACACTCTCCTCCTGGTCAATCGGCAGGTCTTGCCGTCGCAAGTGCATTAGTAACGTTAGGAAACCCACGACGCTCGTCGATAGAACATCCGAAGGAACCTAAGACTAAGCGTAAGCAGAGCCAACACCCAGATAGCTGTATATAA
- the LOC131259236 gene encoding ATP-dependent RNA helicase SUV3 homolog, mitochondrial: protein MLINGHRLTRCCRTLLNSVQVARGTIGVQRILLPGGTNVTIPCRGKKDETRLFTPIPIRPNPDDINVGAELTGTLDKAEMLKVILKFSNRKEIKFLCLENGIDSNLQQQAFVSFRKYCLETDALPADLHVVLSDILQGAGHVDDIFPYFLRHVKQIFPHLECMDDLKKISDLRQPANWYPSARGMNRKVIFHSGPTNSGKTYHAMERFLTAKSGVYCGPLKLLASEVYNKSNQRGTPCDLVTGEERKFANPEGKPSAHVACTVEMTSINTPYEVAVIDEIQLLKDVGRGWAWTRAFLGLMAEEIHVCGEPGTVDLLQKLCETTHESLEVRNYKRLTPLHIEDQALQSLDNVLPGDCIVCFSKNDIYAVSREIEARGREVAVIYGGLPPGTKLAQAAKFNDPDNSCKVLVATDAIGMGLNLSIRRVIFYSMIKPTMNQKGEKEMDTISVSAALQIAGRAGRYGMKWEEGYVTTFKAEDLPTLRNILAQTPEPLAQAGLHPTADMIELYAYHLPNATLSNLMEIFVSLSTVDDSLYFMCNTEDFKFLAETIQHVPLPLRARYIFCCAPINRNMPFVCSMFLKYARRYSRNEPVTFDWLCNQCGWPFQLPRTIIDLVHLEAVFDVLDLYLWLSYRFPDLFPDEKLVRDIQRELDDIIQQGVFQITKLLKNSETAVSTNTPDEDAFVMRQKKSKYYREGGTPGSAGGTRGRLTERLLAQGLLTPAMLQELKHEWDQQAKRTGRGSSTGGSADGDAGDDPFDGGKKGPGRRKGAPSSGGGRKMK from the exons atgttgataaacgGGCACCGACTGACGAGATGCTGTCGAACGTTGTTGAATTCTGTGCAGGTCGCACGCGGCACCATCGGTGTCCAGAGGATATTGCTGCCGGGCGGTACAAATGTGACGATTCCGTGCCGGGGGAAGAAAGATGAAACTCGCTTGTTTACCCCCATTCCCATCCGGCCAAACCCGGACGATATAAATGTCGGGGCCGAACTCACGGGCACACTCGACAAGGCGGAAATGTTGAAAGTGATACTGAAGTTTAGCAATCGTAAGGAAATCAAATTTCTCTGCCTCGAAAATGGTATCGACT CCAACCTACAACAGCAAGCCTTTGTAAGCTTTCGAAAGTACTGCCTCGAAACGGACGCCCTGCCGGCCGATCTACACGTCGTGCTCAGCGACATCCTCCAAGGTGCGGGCCATGTGGATGACATATTTCCGTACTTTCTGCGGCACGTTAAACAAATCTTCCCCCACCTGGAGTGTATGgatgatttgaagaaaatctCCGACCTCCGGCAGCCGGCCAATTGGTACCCGAGCGCGCGGGGCATGAACCGGAAGGTGATATTCCACTCCGGTCCGACCAACTCCGGCAAAACGTACCACGCCATGGAGCGCTTCCTAACGGCCAAATCGGGCGTTTACTGTGGCCCACTGAAGCTGCTTGCCAGCGAGGTGTACAACAAGAGCAACCAGCGGGGCACACCGTGCGATCTGGTGACGGGCGAGGAGCGAAAGTTTGCCAACCCGGAGGGTAAACCGTCGGCACACGTGGCCTGTACGGTCGAGATGACATCCATCAATACGCCTT ATGAAGTTGCGGTCATTGATGAAATTCAGCTGCTGAAAGACGTCGGACGCGGGTGGGCATGGACACGGGCGTTTCTGGGGCTAATGGCCGAGGAGATACACGTCTGTGGCGAACCGGGAACGGTTGATTTACTACAGAAGTTGTGCGAAACCACCCACGAATCGCTGGAAGTGCGGAACTACAAGCGTCTCACGCCGCTCCATATTGAAGACCAGGCGCTGCAGTCGCTGGACAACGTCCTCCCCGGAGATTGTATCGTTTGCTTCAGTAAAAACGATATCTACGCCGTTTCGCGCGAAATCGAGGCAAGGGGACGCGAGGTGGCCGTCATCTACGGTGGCCTTCCACCCGGCACCAAGCTGGCCCAGGCGGCCAAGTTTAATGATCCGGACAATAGCTGTAAGGTGCTGGTTGCGACCGATGCGATCGGCATGGGGCTGAATCTAAGCATTCGACGGGTCATCTTCTACTCGATGATTAAACCGACCATGAACCAAAAGGGCGAGAAGGAGATGGACACGATCTCGGTATCCGCGGCACTGCAGATCGCTGGCCGTGCCGGCCGGTATGGCATGAAGTGGGAGGAAGGCTACGTGACGACGTTCAAGGCGGAGGATTTGCCAACGTTGCGCAACATTTTGGCGCAAACACCGGAACCACTCGCACAGGCCGGCCTGCATCCAACCGCGGACATGATCGAGCTGTACGCGTACCATCTACCGAACGCGACGCTGAGCAACCTGATGGAAATCTTCGTGTCGCTCAGCACCGTGGACGACTCGCTGTACTTCATGTGCAATACGGAGGACTTTAAGTTCCTGGCCGAGACGATCCAGCACGTACCGCTGCCGCTGCGCGCGCGGTACATTTTCTGCTGCGCTCCGATCAACCGCAACATGCCGTTCGTGTGCTCGATGTTCCTCAAGTACGCACGGCGCTACAGCCGGAACGAGCCGGTCACGTTCGACTGGCTGTGCAATCAGTGCGGCTGGCCGTTCCAGCTGCCCCGTACCATCATCGATCTCGTACACCTCGAGGCGGTGTTCGACGTGCTCGATCTGTACCTCTGGCTAAGCTACCGCTTTCCGGATCTCTTCCCGGACGAGAAGCTGGTGCGGGACATCCAGCGTGAACTGGACGACATTATCCAGCAGGGTGTGTTCCAGATTACGAAGCTGTTGAAAAACTCCGAGACGGCCGTCTCGACCAACACCCCGGACGAGGACGCGTTCGTGATGCGACAGAAGAAGAGCAAGTACTACCGGGAAGGAGGGACACCCGGATCGGCCGGGGGTACAAGGGGTCGGTTAACCGAGCGGCTGTTGGCGCAGGGACTGCTGACACCGGCGATGCTGCAGGAACTGAAGCACGAGTGGGATCAGCAGGCGAAGCGGACAGGCCGGGGGTCGTCGACGGGTGGAAGCGCGGACGGTGATGCAGGTGATGATCCGTTCGACGGAGGAAAGAAGGGACCCGGGCGACGGAAAGGTGCGCCCAGTAGTGGTGGAGGACGGaagatgaaatga
- the LOC131259257 gene encoding charged multivesicular body protein 3 translates to MGLFGKSQERNPKDMVQEWSSKLRKESYALDRQIRSIQREEEKIKRSLKEAAKKNEKEVCTILAKELIRSRKATNKIYTSKAHINSVQLQMKNQLATVRVAGSLAKSTEVMQAMQALVKLPEVAGAMREMSKEMMKAGIIEEMIDETMESLEDVEEMEEEAQKEVDNVLWEITAGKLGEAPATPLANPTKEEPSTSRVEEEEDEEEDMKEMQNRLQALRS, encoded by the exons ATGGGATTATTCGGTAAATCGCAGGAACGAAACCCGAAAGATATG GTCCAAGAATGGTCATCCAAGCTGCGCAAAGAATCATACGCACTCGACCGACAGATACGATCCATCCAGCGCGAGGAGGAGAAAATCAAACGGTCCCTCAAAGAGGCGGCCAAAAAGAACGAGAAAGAAGTTTGCACAATTCTGGCAAAGGAATTAATACGATCACGCAAGGCAACCAATAAAATCTACACCAGCAAGGCACACATCAACTCGGTGCAGCTGCAGATGAAAAACCAATTGGCCACGGTGCGTGTCGCGGGCTCGCTCGCCAAATCGACCGAGGTGATGCAGGCAATGCAGGCGCTGGTGAAGCTGCCCGAGGTAGCCGGGGCAATGCGCGAAATGTCCAAGGAGATGATGAAGGCCGGCATCATCGAGGAGATGATCGACGAGACGATGGAATCGCTCGAGGACGTCGAAGAGATGGAGGAGGAGGCGCAGAAGGAGGTCGACAATGTGCTGTGGGAGATAACGGCCGGCAAGCTCGGCGAGGCGCCGGCCACACCGCTCGCCAACCCGACGAAGGAGGAACCATCGACGTCGCGGGtcgaggaagaggaggacgaAGAGGAGGACATGAAGGAAATGCAAAACCGATTGCAGGCACTCCGTTCGTGA